In the Natrinema sp. CBA1119 genome, TGGCAAGATCTCGTATTCATGCTCGGAAGCGGCCTTTCGATTATCTTCCTCGCGCCGACGCTGCGCGACTCGAGCGCGCGGGTTCCGCTCGGCACGAGCCTCCCGTCGATGGGGATCGGGTTCGTCTACGGCACGACGTTTTTCACACTCGGGATGAACTTCTCCGCGATGGGCGCGTTCGCCGCCGGCTCGATGTGGTCGCTGATCGCCCTGTTCCGCTCGCCGCAGGGCGTCTCGATGAAACTGCTCGCCCGCGAAAACCTCGCGCTGTTCGTCTCCGATCTGCAGTACTGGATCGACCGCCGACGCTCCGACCGCTCGACCGCAGACCAGTACGTTTCGTTCGACCACGGTCACAAACAGCAGTACTGATACTCGACAGTTCGCGTCCGGAACCGTTCCTTTCCTCGTGTTTCCGCCGCCATGCTCGCGTCGTCGCTATCGTCCGTCGACCGTTCCGACAGTGGCGACTCGAGCGCCGCAGCTCTCGGCGCAGTGATCAGCTCGGAAAAATCAGTTGAGACACTGATCTATATCTGTGCCGGGTAGTTCGATCGGTGATCGTAGTTCCCTTACTGAACCTTCGCCATCACGGTCTCGAGGGCGTCACGCGGCTGGGTGAGCAGGCCGCCGACGGCGCCGAAGATCGCCGGAACGATGATGCCGGCGAAGAGAATCGCATCGGTCATCGACGGAGCGAACTCGACGTCAGTGCTGACCGAATCTCCCGCGTCGTTGAGGTAGTCGCCGGTGGTGAGTCCGAGAACGCCGCCGTCCTCAGCGCCGATGAGGTTCACGACAGTGGGCACCTCGGAGTACGTCTGCGTCATCACGAACGCCGCGATCGCGGCGAACGCGAGGTAGGGGATAGCGACGGTAACGCCGGCTTTCGCGGCGTCGACGGGGCCGTCTGCGTCGGTGTACGTCGCGACTGCATACCCGGCGACGACGATTCCACCGACCGTCACAAGGAACAGGAACAGCGTCGCCAGTTCGAATGCGCTGCTCACATCGTTTATGAGGGTACTTGCGAACGCGGCACCGTGGTTCGGAGCGTCACTGAGCGTTGCGGCTTCGCCGTCGGCCTCGAATCCGGTCCCGAACACGCTGAGGTAGCTCCAGCCAGCGGCCTTCCAGGAGGCGACCATTTCGGTGACGACCACGTCGCCGTCCGCCCCGACGGATGCAGCGATGGGGGACGATTGTGCCGTCGCAATCGCCGTCAGAAGCAGGTGCGTCAGATACGTGGCGACCACGGCGATGGCTCCGAACACCGCCCCCTCTTTGATCGGTAGATCGCTCCCCTCGTCCCGCGGTACGCGTTGGCGTTCTTCCGTCGATTCCTCGGTGTCGTAATCCAGTTGCTTCCCGTCTGACATCACTAACACATCAGACAGAGTGGTATTATACTTTACGACACTGTTTATATAGCATGATCTTCTGTTTATCGTACGTATACTCGAGGCCTCCTTTCGAGCGGAAATTTCCGTTCGTATCGGTTGGGCGATTATATCACTTCGAAAACAGACTCGTGTGAACCGGGGCGAAGTCGCTGGTCTCGTCGGCCGCCGGTGCCGTATCGGTGATCGCACGGCCCTCGAGTCCGGTCTCGAGCAGGTCCGAGAGCGGCGGGCCGACGGTTTCGGGCTCGACGAGGAACGCGTCGTGGCCGTGATCGGACTCGATCACGTGGTGTGCGACGTCGACGCTCGCGTCGCGACAGGCCTCGGCCAGCGCTTCGGCCTGTTCGACGGTGAAGTGCCAGTCGCCGGTAAACGAGAGCACGAGGAGTTCTCCCTCGAAAGCCGCGAGCGCGTCGGCGTCGGACTCGTACCCCGCCGAGAGGTCGAAGTCGTCCATCGCGCGGGTCATGTAGAGGTAGCTGTTGGCGTCGAACCGGTCGGTGAACTTGTCGGCCTGGTAGTCCAGATAGGACTCGACCTCCCGGTAGGGGAAGAAGGCGGCCGCGGAGTCCGGCGGGTCCCCGCGGACCGCTTCCCGACCCGCCGAGCGGCGGCCGAACTTCCGCCCCATCGATGCCTTCGAGAGGTACATGATGTGGCCGATCTGGCGGGCTCGAGCGAGGCCGTCCCGGGGTTCCGGGCCGCCGTAGTAGTGGCCGCCGTTCCAGTTGGGATCGCTGGTGATCGCTCGGCGGGCAACGGTATCGAGCGCGAGACACTGCGGGTCGAGCCGAGCGGCGGTGGCGACCGCGCCGGCGCGTTCGACGTCGTCGGGGAACCGGCGGAGCCAGTCGAGGACGTTCATCCCGCCGACGCTGCCGCCGACGACGGCGTGGAGCCGGCCGACGCCGAGGGTGTCGAGTAGCTCCCGCTGAGCGCGGGTCCAGTCGCCGACCGTGACCGGGGGGAAGTCGGTGCCGTAGGGCTCGCCCGTCTCCGGGTTCTCGCTGGCAGGGCCGGTCGTCCCGTAACACGACCCGGGTGCGTTCGCACAGACCACGTAGTACTCGCTCGTGTCGATCGCCTTCCCGGGACCGACGACGTCGCCCCACCAGGCGCGGGCCTGTCCCGCCGTCTCGCCGCCCGCGTCCGGTCGCCGGGCGACGTGGGCGCTGCCGGTCAGCGCGTGACAGACGAGGACCGCGTTATCGCCGGTGAAATCGCCGTAGGTCTCGTAGGCGACCTCGAGGTTCGGGATCGATTCCCCCGACTCGAACTGAAACTCCCCCAGATCGACCGTCTCCTTCGTCGTCACGCTGTCTCACCCGTCCCTCCACTGGCCCGCGTCGCCGTCTCGATCGCCTGCTCGAGGTCGGCCAAGATGTCCTCGGGATCCTCGATCCCGACCGACATCCGGATCAGATCGGCCGTCACGCCCGCTTCTTCGCGCTCTTCCGGCGAGAGTTGACCGTGGGTCGTGCTTGCCGGGTGAATGACGAGCGTCTTCGCGTCGCCGATGTTCGCGAGGAACTGGGCGAGGTCGACGCTTTCGCAGAACGTCTTTCCAGCTTCGAACCCTTCCTCGAGCCCGAACGCGACCATGCCGCCGAAGTCCGCGAGATACCGCGTGGCGTTGTCGTGAGTGGGGTGGTCCGCGAGTCCGGGATGCGTGACCCAGGCCACGTCCTCGTGGTCGTCGAGGTACTCCGCGACGATGGCGGCGTTCTCGCAGTGCTTTTCGACGCGCAGGGGCATCGACTCGAGCCCCTGGAGGGTCTGCCAGGCGTCGAACGGCGACTGCTGGTTGCCGAGACTGCGCAGCGAGCGGAATCTGGCCGTGGCCGCGAACGGTGCGTCCGAAAAGTCCCGCGAGAAGTCGACGTCGTGGTAGGCGTGATTCTGCCCCGCGATCTCGTCGTAGCCGTGCTCACCCCAGGGGAACGAGCCGCCGTCGACCAGCACGCCGCCGACCGTGGTGCCGGAGCCGTGGAGCCACTTGGTCGTCGACTCCCAGACGACGTCGGCCCCGTGCTCGAGCGGTCGACACAGCGCCGGCGTCGCGAAGGTGTTGTCCACGACGAGCGGGACGCCGTTGTCGTGGGCGATCTCGGCGACGCGCTCGAAGTCGGGCGTCACCAGCGACGGGTTGCCGATCGTCTCGACGTGGACGAAGGCGGTGTCCTCGTCGATGGCCTCCTCGTAGGCGTCGTACTCGAGCGTGGGGACGAATTTCGGTTCGATATCCCTGCGGGTCGCCGTCTTCGAGAAGTAGGCCGTCGTCCCGCCGTAGGTGTCGGTCGAACAGACGACGGTGTCGCCCGCCTCGGCGAGGATCAACACCGCGGAATCCAATGCGGCCATGCCGCTACCGGTCGCGACCGCGCCGGCACCGCCCTCGAGGTCGGCGAGGCGGTCCTCGAGCGTCGTGACGGTCGGGTTGGCGATGCGAGAGTAGATGTAGCCGTCGTCCTCGAGGGCGTAGCGGGCGGCGGCCGTATCGGCGTCCTCGAAGACGTAGGAGGTCGTCTGGTAGATCGGCGGTGCCATCGCGCCAGTCTCCGGATCGGGAGACTGGCCGGCGTGGACGCTGCGCGTGCCGAGTCCGCGCCCGCCGACCTCGGCGTCGGAGTCGGCACCGTGCTCGTCGCTCGCGTCGTCGCTCATGTTTAGTATGCATACTACTCCACGTTCATATGCGTGGCAGTAACGGCAAAAACCGCAGACTAGAGAATGTCACGCATTGGTCGATCGTGGACTGATCGGGGCTACTCGCGTCTGTCCACCGAAGCCACGCGCTTCGAGTACTCGAGTCGGTGAGTTGCGATGACGAGAGCGACCGTTTCCATCGGCTCGAGCCGATCGGTTCCGCCGGGCGCTTCGCTTGCAGGCTCAAACGCTTTCCCTAGCCGGCCGCCCTATCGAGACATGCAGACGGTCTTCCACCTCATCGCCGACGAACCGGCACAACAACAGACCGCGCTCACGATCGCAGAAAATCTCACGAAAGACGACTCCGTCGAGATCGACGACATCGCCATCGTCGCACAGGCCGACGGGATCGAGCCGCTGACGGCCGGTGGGGAGGGCAGCGACACGGTCGAATCGCTCCTCGAGACGGGCATCTCGGTCAAGGCCTGTGGCAACACGCTCGATCTCAAAGACCTCGCGGAATCGGATCTCGTCGAGGGCGTCGAAACAGTTCCCTCCGGCGGCGGCGAACTCACCCGACTGCAGAGCGAGGGCTACGCCTACATCCGTCCGTAGGTTCGGCCGCTCTCATCGTCCCACCGAGCCCCTTCTCCCGCATGACAGGGCCGACGAGGATCTCTCTCAGGCGGGTACTGGCTCGCCTCGAGACGGACGGCTTCATACTCACGGAGCGCCAAGCCCCCGTCGTGCACTCGAGTGATCGCGACCGGGCCGTGCTTGCCGCTCTCGTCTTCGCGGTGTTGTTCTCGCAGGTGCTGCTCTATCCGGGCGTGGCGACGCTGGTGGCGGCGCTGGGTGCGGACGCGACGGGTTCGGCGTTCGCGGCGACACCGCTTGATGCAAGCATGTGGTTTCTGGTCGCCGAGTTCGCCGCCTACGTCACGTTCGTCGGCGTCTGGGGCGTCGCGAGCGATGCGACCGGCCGCCGGACGCCGTTCATCGTCGCCAGCGCCGTCGCCGGTGCCGTCGGCTACGCCGCGCTCGCCGCCGTGCCCGCGGTGGGTTCGATCCCTTTCGAGGGCGTGCTCCTCCTGCGGGTCTTTCAGGGCGCGATGACCATCGGCGCGTTCTCCCTGACGATGACTATGCTGATGGACCTCGAGGGCGGCCACGGTCGGAACATGGGCGCGGCGGGGATCGCCATCGGACTCGGTGCCGCCCTCGGCGCGCCGATCGGCGGCCAGCTAACGGAGGTCGACCCGCTTGCACCGCTGCTCGTCGCCGCCGGCTTACTCGTCTTCGTTGGCATCGCCGTCTCGCTCGTCGAGGACCGCACGCCAGACGAACGCCGGTCCGCTCGCGTGCTCGTCGACGGGATCCGCCGGCGGCCGACGCTGTCGATTCCGTTCGCCTTCGGCTTCGTCGATCGGCTCACGGCCGGTTTCTTCGCGCTCGTGGGGACCCTCTACTTCCAGGAGGCGTTCGGGCTCGACGCCGGAACGACCGGGCTCATGCTGGCGTGCTTTTTCGCGCCCTTCGCCCTCCTGCAGTATCCGATGGGTACCCTCTCGGATCGGATCGGCCGCACGATCCCGATCGTCGTCGGTTCGCTGTGTTACGGCGGTGGGATCCTCCTCGTCGGGGCCTCGCCATCGGTCGCAACCGCCGCGATCGCGATGGTCGGCGTCGGCGTCCTCGGCGCGCTCGTGGCCCCCGCGACGATGGCGCTTGTCACCGACCTCGCAGACGAGAGCGAACGCGGGATCGCCATGGCCGGATTCAATCTCGCCGGCAGCCTCGGCTTCCTCGGCGGCTTCCTCCTCGGCGGCACCGTCGCCAGCAGCTACGGCTACGGCACCGCCTTTCTCGTCGTCGGCGGCCTCGAGATCGCGATCGCCGTCGTCACGGTGCCACTGTTTTTGCGACTCCCGCTCGAGGCGACCGATCGCGTTCGCTCGAGCGACCGCGGCGACGCCTGACACCGGTCACGTTATCGGACAGTCAGCGAATATACTCTCCCCTATGTTGCGGTATGTATTCACATAACATTGTAACGAGAGAAGGTATCAATTTTTATGCGGTCAGACCCAATCCCCGATGATGGCACGAGACAACCCAGTTTCGCGGCGGACAGCACTGAAGCTCACGGGCGCGGCCGCATCGACGGCGCTCGTCGCCGGCTGTAGCGGTGGTAACGGAGACGGTAACGGCAACGGCAACGGTAACGGAGACAGTGAGGGCCCGTATTCGATCGAGTCCGGAACGACCATCGAACTCAAATCGCTGGCTCAGTCCTGGGAAGGCGTCGCGCCGTCTTCGATCGAAGGCGTGGAGAACCCCGACCTTAGCCTCACCGAGGGCGAGACCTACACGATCGAGTGGGTAGAGAACGAGGGTGGTTCGCACAACCTCGCAATCTACGACGACAGCCAGTCGGCAGTCGCGGGACCGACCGAACAGGTCAGCGACAGCGAACCCGGCCTGAGCGTGGAATTCGACGCGTCGAGCGATACCGTCGAGTACGTCTGTGAGCCCCACTACTCCGCCGGAATGGCGGGCAGTATCGAGCTCGAATAACGGCTTCTAGTCTCGAATTGACCGCAACGGTCGATACCGCACTGACCGCTGTAATTGCCGGTCACTTTCTGACGTTTTTTCTCCGGTGGGACACGATAGCCACACAGGAGCCGGTAGCGAACATTGACGGAGCTGATGCCGTCCTCGGTCGTCCCGATGCAGCATCAAAAGTACCATTCCACCGCGTTGCTCTGTCAACTTCGATACGTTACCGGGTGTGGCCACTACGTTTCCAGCCGAATGAGCACCTTTTAGTATGGCTGACATATTCTCATATTCATGGAAAACGACAAATACCGGACGCGTCGCAGACTACTCCGAGTCGGCGGACTGACAGCAGTGACTGGCGTCCTCGCGGGTTGTCTAGACGGAAGTACGACCGACGATCCCGGCAGCTCGACCAACGACAGCGATGGCGACAAAACCGGGACTGGAGACGATACTGATGGAGAGAACGGGTCGGCAGCGGACGGTTCTGACGGTGATTCGGCGTCGGACGGGGACGGTTCTGACGGTGATTCGGCGTCGGACGGTTCCGCCGACGCCGACGACTCCGATTCGGATACCAACGCCGAGGACGGAGAGACCGAACCGACCGATACCAATCGCAAATTCGAGATCGAACCAGGAGCCGAGGTCCTATTCAGCGGAGAAACCGTCGAATGGGTCGGCCTCGAGCCGTCGCGAATCGAGGGAATCTCGAACCCGACGCTCGTTCTCGAGGCGGGCGAGGAGTACACGATCGGCTGGACCGAGAACAACGGATCCATGCACAACATCGAGATCTGGAACGACGACGAGGAGGTCGTTAATGGACTCGAAACCGAACTAGTCACCGATCCCGGTGAGGAGCAGAAGATGACGGTTACCGCCAGCGAGGAGATGACTCTCTATGTCTGTCACCCTCACAACAACGCCGGAATGCGGGGAAGCATCGAGGTCCGAACCGGCGAGTGATGCCGGCGTCGGTCGGGCATCAAAAGTACCATACCACCTCGCGACTCAGTAATCCGTATCAGGTGATTTCCGTGAGCAAGAAACGCGAATATAAGGACGACTATCCGGACAAAACGCTGTACATCCCGGGCCCGACCGAGGTACGCGAGGACGTCCTCGAGGCGATGTGCCAGCCGATGTTCGGCCACCGAATGGATCGAATGACCGACCTCTACACCACCGTCGTCGAGGACACGAAGGAGTTCCTCGGCACCGACAACGAGGTCATCATCCTCACGGGGTCGGGGACCGAGTTCATGGAGAGTTCGCTCCTCAACCTCGTCGACGAGAACGTCCTCTGTACGACCTGCGGGAGCTTCAGCGAGCGACAGGCTAACGTGGCCGAGCGACTGGGGAAGTCCGTCGACACGCTCGAGTATGAGTGGGGCCAGGCGGTCAAACCCGAGGACGTCCGCGAGGCCCTCGAGGAGAGCGAGACTGAGTACGACGCCGTCACCTGCGTCATGAACGAGAGTTCGACCGGCGTCCGCAATCCGATCGAGGAGATCGGCGACGTCGTCGCCGACTATCCGGACACCTACTTTGTCGTCGACGCCGTCTCCGCGCTCGGTGGCGACCTCGTCGATATCGACGAGCACGACATCGACGTCATCTTCACGTCGGTTCAGAAGGCCTTCGCCATGCCGCCGGGGCTCGCCGTCTGCGTCGTCAGCGACGACGCCTACGAACGGGAACTCGAGTCCGAGTCGGCGTCGTGGTACGGCGGCTTCCAGCGCTCGCTGGACTACTACGACCGGAAGGGCCAGACCCACTCGACGCCGGCGATTCCCGTCATGCTCGCGTATCGGAAACAGATGAAGCATATGCTCGAGGAGGGCCACGACGCCCGCGACCAGCGCCACCGGGAAATGGCCGAGTACACGCGCGAGTGGGCCCGCGAGCACTTCGATATGTTCCCCGAGGCGGGGTACGAATCGCAGACGGTGGCCTGTATCGAGAACACGCAGGGGATCGACGTCGCGGAGACGATCGAGGCCGTCGACGAGAAGTACGACATGGTCTTCTCGAACGGCTACGGCTCCCAACTCGGCGAAGAGACGTTCCGCATCGGCCACATGGGCGAACACGACCTCGAGTCGATCGAGGAACTGACCGACGCCATCGAAGACGTCGCCGGGCTGTAGTCGGCGCTCGCGTCGCTGCTCATCCTCGTCACACAGATGGGGGTAACCAATTCTAAATTTAGTACTATCGACCGGTGCTGCGGTGGGGTCTCGCCGCGCTCCGTCCGGTCAATAACTGGCAGCCTACACGGTCAGTGTGTACGCGCTCGCCTGCGAGCGAGCCGCTCGACCGATGCTCACCGGAACAGGCCCAGGAACCACTCGAGGACGGCCGCGATCTGATTCGCGATCCATTCCAGTCCCGAGACGATATTCTCGATAATCGACCCCACGCCACCGGCAACGACGCCACCGCCCCCGTCCGCGCGTTCGTGACCGAGCGCCGTGCGGGCGTCCACGAGTCCGTGTCCCTCCTCGCAGGAGCCCAGCACCGGTTCGGCGGTGTCAGTGAGAATCCGGCGCACCTGCTCAGTGGGACCGGGGGCGTCTTCCTCTCGGGTCTCCCAGACGAGCGCCGCGACGCCGGTGACGAACGGGCAGGCGACGCTCGTCCCGCTGGCCTCCGCGTACTCGTTGTCGACGGTGCTCGAGGTGATGCCCGTTCCCGGTGCCAGCAGGTCGATATTCGAACCGACGCTGCTGTAGGACGCCAGCGTGTCGTCCTCGTCCATCGCGGTCACCGCAATGACGTCCTCGTGGGTCGCCGGATAGGTCATCGTCTCCGCCTCGCACGACCCGTTCCCGCCGTTTCCTTCGTTCCCGGCCGCACAAAGCAGGAGGTGTCCCGCCGAGTGTGCGGCCTCGATCGCCCGGTCCATCGTGGAACTCGCGGCCTCGCCGCCGAGGCTCATCGAGATTAGCTCCACGTCGTTCGACAGACACCAGTCGATCCCGGCGATCAGTTCGCTGTACCGACCGGAGCCGTCGTCGTTGAGCACCTTCACCGCGTATAGATTCGCTCCGGGAGCGACGCCGACGACGCCGAGGTCGTTGTCCGACGCGCCGGCGACTCCGGCGACGTGCGTCCCGTGGCCGTGGCGGTCCTCGTAGTCGCCTGGCGTCCCGTCATCGGTGAAGTTTCGACCGCCCTCGACCGAGAGACTGCAGTGCTGCGATTCGATTCCCGTGTCGAGAATCCCAACGTCGACGCCCGAACCGTCCGGTTCGACGGTATCGGCGCCGATGCGTTCGACGCCCCAAGACGGTCGTTGATCGGGATGACCGAAACAGTCGGATCCCCCGGGGGGATTCAGGATGTCCGACAGGGACGGCGACCAGTTCGACGGGATCCCCGTCTCCTCGTCGTCTTCGACGGACGCCACGCGGCGGTCGCCGCGCAGCTCGTCGAGCCTGTTCGACGGCACCTCCGCGACCACGAACTCGAAGTTGTCGTACTCGAGGACCGTGATTCCGCCGCTGTCATCGATGACGCCGAGGAGTTCGCTGAGGTCCTCGAGCAGCCCCGTTTCGGGGTGGACGAACACCCGCTCGGTGTCGGTATCGGTATTAAATTCCGCAGCCGACGCCGGCGCTCCGAGCAGC is a window encoding:
- a CDS encoding plastocyanin/azurin family copper-binding protein, with protein sequence MARDNPVSRRTALKLTGAAASTALVAGCSGGNGDGNGNGNGNGDSEGPYSIESGTTIELKSLAQSWEGVAPSSIEGVENPDLSLTEGETYTIEWVENEGGSHNLAIYDDSQSAVAGPTEQVSDSEPGLSVEFDASSDTVEYVCEPHYSAGMAGSIELE
- a CDS encoding S8 family peptidase; translated protein: MKLSRRRLLGGIGAGAAAGLLGAPASAAEFNTDTDTERVFVHPETGLLEDLSELLGVIDDSGGITVLEYDNFEFVVAEVPSNRLDELRGDRRVASVEDDEETGIPSNWSPSLSDILNPPGGSDCFGHPDQRPSWGVERIGADTVEPDGSGVDVGILDTGIESQHCSLSVEGGRNFTDDGTPGDYEDRHGHGTHVAGVAGASDNDLGVVGVAPGANLYAVKVLNDDGSGRYSELIAGIDWCLSNDVELISMSLGGEAASSTMDRAIEAAHSAGHLLLCAAGNEGNGGNGSCEAETMTYPATHEDVIAVTAMDEDDTLASYSSVGSNIDLLAPGTGITSSTVDNEYAEASGTSVACPFVTGVAALVWETREEDAPGPTEQVRRILTDTAEPVLGSCEEGHGLVDARTALGHERADGGGGVVAGGVGSIIENIVSGLEWIANQIAAVLEWFLGLFR
- a CDS encoding alanine--glyoxylate aminotransferase family protein → MSKKREYKDDYPDKTLYIPGPTEVREDVLEAMCQPMFGHRMDRMTDLYTTVVEDTKEFLGTDNEVIILTGSGTEFMESSLLNLVDENVLCTTCGSFSERQANVAERLGKSVDTLEYEWGQAVKPEDVREALEESETEYDAVTCVMNESSTGVRNPIEEIGDVVADYPDTYFVVDAVSALGGDLVDIDEHDIDVIFTSVQKAFAMPPGLAVCVVSDDAYERELESESASWYGGFQRSLDYYDRKGQTHSTPAIPVMLAYRKQMKHMLEEGHDARDQRHREMAEYTREWAREHFDMFPEAGYESQTVACIENTQGIDVAETIEAVDEKYDMVFSNGYGSQLGEETFRIGHMGEHDLESIEELTDAIEDVAGL
- a CDS encoding DsrE family protein, with the protein product MQTVFHLIADEPAQQQTALTIAENLTKDDSVEIDDIAIVAQADGIEPLTAGGEGSDTVESLLETGISVKACGNTLDLKDLAESDLVEGVETVPSGGGELTRLQSEGYAYIRP
- a CDS encoding O-acetylhomoserine aminocarboxypropyltransferase/cysteine synthase family protein, producing the protein MSDDASDEHGADSDAEVGGRGLGTRSVHAGQSPDPETGAMAPPIYQTTSYVFEDADTAAARYALEDDGYIYSRIANPTVTTLEDRLADLEGGAGAVATGSGMAALDSAVLILAEAGDTVVCSTDTYGGTTAYFSKTATRRDIEPKFVPTLEYDAYEEAIDEDTAFVHVETIGNPSLVTPDFERVAEIAHDNGVPLVVDNTFATPALCRPLEHGADVVWESTTKWLHGSGTTVGGVLVDGGSFPWGEHGYDEIAGQNHAYHDVDFSRDFSDAPFAATARFRSLRSLGNQQSPFDAWQTLQGLESMPLRVEKHCENAAIVAEYLDDHEDVAWVTHPGLADHPTHDNATRYLADFGGMVAFGLEEGFEAGKTFCESVDLAQFLANIGDAKTLVIHPASTTHGQLSPEEREEAGVTADLIRMSVGIEDPEDILADLEQAIETATRASGGTGETA
- a CDS encoding plastocyanin/azurin family copper-binding protein, with protein sequence MENDKYRTRRRLLRVGGLTAVTGVLAGCLDGSTTDDPGSSTNDSDGDKTGTGDDTDGENGSAADGSDGDSASDGDGSDGDSASDGSADADDSDSDTNAEDGETEPTDTNRKFEIEPGAEVLFSGETVEWVGLEPSRIEGISNPTLVLEAGEEYTIGWTENNGSMHNIEIWNDDEEVVNGLETELVTDPGEEQKMTVTASEEMTLYVCHPHNNAGMRGSIEVRTGE
- the metX gene encoding homoserine O-acetyltransferase, with product MTTKETVDLGEFQFESGESIPNLEVAYETYGDFTGDNAVLVCHALTGSAHVARRPDAGGETAGQARAWWGDVVGPGKAIDTSEYYVVCANAPGSCYGTTGPASENPETGEPYGTDFPPVTVGDWTRAQRELLDTLGVGRLHAVVGGSVGGMNVLDWLRRFPDDVERAGAVATAARLDPQCLALDTVARRAITSDPNWNGGHYYGGPEPRDGLARARQIGHIMYLSKASMGRKFGRRSAGREAVRGDPPDSAAAFFPYREVESYLDYQADKFTDRFDANSYLYMTRAMDDFDLSAGYESDADALAAFEGELLVLSFTGDWHFTVEQAEALAEACRDASVDVAHHVIESDHGHDAFLVEPETVGPPLSDLLETGLEGRAITDTAPAADETSDFAPVHTSLFSK
- a CDS encoding MFS transporter; amino-acid sequence: MHSSDRDRAVLAALVFAVLFSQVLLYPGVATLVAALGADATGSAFAATPLDASMWFLVAEFAAYVTFVGVWGVASDATGRRTPFIVASAVAGAVGYAALAAVPAVGSIPFEGVLLLRVFQGAMTIGAFSLTMTMLMDLEGGHGRNMGAAGIAIGLGAALGAPIGGQLTEVDPLAPLLVAAGLLVFVGIAVSLVEDRTPDERRSARVLVDGIRRRPTLSIPFAFGFVDRLTAGFFALVGTLYFQEAFGLDAGTTGLMLACFFAPFALLQYPMGTLSDRIGRTIPIVVGSLCYGGGILLVGASPSVATAAIAMVGVGVLGALVAPATMALVTDLADESERGIAMAGFNLAGSLGFLGGFLLGGTVASSYGYGTAFLVVGGLEIAIAVVTVPLFLRLPLEATDRVRSSDRGDA